One window from the genome of Spirochaetales bacterium encodes:
- the rsmI gene encoding 16S rRNA (cytidine(1402)-2'-O)-methyltransferase — protein MTQGILYLVATPIGNLEDITFRALRVLGEADVLACEDTRHTQKLFQRHGIARNGPLVPYHEHNELRAAGVLLGHLEKGKTVALVSNAGSPGISDPGYRIITAAISGGHRVEAVPGPNAPVTALLVSGLPSSSYTFKGFPPKKKGPRKRFLEMEKQLPHTLIFFESPYRIASFLHDAYEVYGNRMASVCIELTKKFERVHRGYLGELREEFSGKKTKGEITVVIAGNNPKFTGNAESDAVYPADTAL, from the coding sequence ATGACACAGGGCATTCTTTACCTCGTCGCGACGCCGATCGGCAACCTCGAAGACATCACCTTTCGGGCACTCAGGGTACTCGGTGAAGCCGATGTACTCGCGTGCGAAGATACGCGCCACACGCAAAAATTGTTTCAACGCCATGGTATTGCAAGAAACGGTCCGCTTGTTCCATACCACGAACACAACGAACTGCGGGCGGCGGGCGTCCTTCTCGGCCACCTTGAAAAGGGAAAGACTGTCGCTTTGGTAAGCAATGCGGGCTCGCCGGGTATCAGTGACCCCGGTTACCGGATCATTACCGCGGCCATTTCCGGGGGGCACCGTGTGGAAGCCGTTCCGGGACCGAACGCGCCGGTGACCGCACTTCTCGTCTCCGGTCTTCCATCCTCGAGCTACACATTCAAGGGGTTTCCCCCAAAAAAAAAGGGGCCCAGAAAACGCTTTCTCGAAATGGAGAAACAACTCCCCCATACCCTCATCTTTTTCGAATCGCCGTACCGGATCGCTTCATTTCTCCATGACGCCTATGAGGTCTACGGAAACAGGATGGCGTCGGTCTGTATCGAGTTGACGAAAAAGTTCGAACGCGTTCACCGCGGATACCTCGGGGAGCTTCGGGAGGAGTTCAGCGGTAAAAAGACAAAAGGGGAGATCACCGTCGTGATCGCGGGAAACAACCCCAAGTTCACGGGGAACGCTGAAAGCGACGCGGTTTATCCGGCCGATACCGCGCTTTGA
- a CDS encoding ATP-binding cassette domain-containing protein, protein MIRIENLTKYYNTTCAVENVSLEINKGDIVGLLGPNGAGKTTTLRILTCYLKPTSGNISVKDFNIHDHQLEIKKLMGYLPESAPLYKQMLVFDYLTYIADIWEIDKDKQEKRIHELADLCGLNEVMHKSIDELSKGYKQRVGLAHAMMSDPEILVLDEPTSGLDPNQRIEVRDIIKEIGKYKTIIVSTHILPEVESTCNRVVIIDKGTIRADDRTENLKKTNNINISLKNARIDDVKSALASINGVEQIRKSGGDADIMDVEIECNTKDDIRPAIYQAIKSRDWILVELKQVSTSLETIFRKITREV, encoded by the coding sequence ATGATACGTATCGAAAATTTGACCAAGTACTATAACACTACCTGTGCTGTTGAGAATGTCAGCCTCGAAATAAACAAGGGTGATATTGTCGGGCTGCTCGGTCCCAACGGCGCGGGGAAAACGACCACGTTAAGGATACTGACCTGCTATCTGAAGCCGACCAGCGGAAATATCTCCGTCAAGGACTTCAACATTCACGATCATCAGCTCGAGATTAAAAAACTCATGGGATATCTTCCCGAAAGCGCCCCCCTTTACAAGCAGATGCTCGTGTTCGATTATCTTACGTATATCGCGGATATCTGGGAGATCGACAAGGACAAGCAGGAAAAGCGTATTCACGAACTCGCCGACCTCTGCGGCTTGAATGAAGTGATGCATAAAAGCATCGACGAGTTATCAAAAGGATATAAACAGCGGGTCGGACTGGCGCATGCGATGATGAGCGACCCGGAAATACTCGTGCTCGACGAGCCGACATCGGGTCTCGATCCGAACCAGCGTATCGAGGTTCGGGACATCATAAAAGAAATCGGAAAATATAAAACCATCATCGTCTCGACCCACATTCTTCCGGAAGTCGAGTCGACCTGTAACAGGGTGGTGATCATCGATAAAGGAACGATCAGGGCGGACGACCGGACTGAAAATCTTAAGAAAACAAACAATATCAATATCAGCCTCAAAAACGCCCGTATCGACGATGTCAAATCGGCCCTGGCATCGATCAACGGCGTCGAACAGATCCGGAAATCGGGGGGCGATGCCGATATCATGGACGTTGAAATCGAATGCAATACAAAGGATGATATCCGGCCCGCGATCTACCAGGCAATAAAAAGCAGGGACTGGATTCTCGTTGAATTGAAGCAGGTGAGTACATCTCTTGAAACCATATTCAGAAAAATCACGAGGGAGGTATAA
- a CDS encoding radical SAM protein yields MVLSLSEKIITLGGEAPIGGEPVYLIRFSGCNLSCTYCDTPERDAVSLSYTENDLRDDIERTTAGYPALRVLFTGGEPLLDERQRALLEIVARLPSIRFYIETNGSIGITGTSLPNCHYICDIKTPSSGSGGSFFPPNLEKLRPEEDCIKFVADEGDLPWIKERLAEIERINPALPVYLSPVWGKTTPAVLAGFILENKLRASLSLQVHKIIWENFRGR; encoded by the coding sequence ATGGTACTTTCCCTTTCCGAAAAAATCATCACGCTGGGCGGAGAAGCGCCGATCGGCGGTGAACCGGTCTACCTGATCCGCTTTTCAGGCTGCAATCTGTCATGCACCTACTGCGATACCCCCGAACGGGACGCGGTGAGTTTATCGTACACGGAAAACGATCTACGGGATGATATCGAGCGGACGACGGCCGGGTACCCGGCCCTCCGGGTACTGTTTACCGGGGGGGAACCTCTTCTCGATGAACGGCAGAGGGCCCTTCTCGAGATCGTCGCACGTCTTCCATCGATCCGTTTTTATATCGAAACAAACGGATCGATCGGTATCACCGGCACATCACTTCCCAACTGCCATTATATCTGCGATATCAAAACCCCTTCATCCGGCAGCGGCGGATCTTTTTTCCCGCCCAACCTCGAAAAATTAAGACCGGAGGAGGACTGTATCAAATTCGTTGCGGACGAAGGCGACCTTCCCTGGATCAAGGAGAGACTTGCCGAAATCGAACGGATCAATCCGGCTCTGCCCGTCTATCTGTCGCCCGTATGGGGGAAGACAACACCGGCCGTTCTCGCCGGGTTCATCCTCGAAAACAAACTCCGCGCTTCCCTCTCGCTTCAGGTCCATAAAATCATCTGGGAAAATTTCAGGGGGAGGTAG
- a CDS encoding trypsin-like peptidase domain-containing protein, with protein sequence MLTILIPFSSCVHLSVVSDTPVSEIRKATIKITTTSIRPVAYIPWKMNEHEITTGSGAIIRGNLILTNAHVVSDATFIEVEKENDPGKYRAFVRYISHQCDLALLEVDGKIAGRFFSGTTSLELSGDIPGLKSTVATFGYPNGGDRISITEGVISRLEVGHYVHSMQSALLKMQTDAALNPGNSGGPVIRNGKIAGIAFQTIQSAENVGYMIPVPVIRHFLEDIEDGTCDGFPGLGIYWDELLNPDYRRYLGMDDRMSGIVVNKVLRDMSADTWLEAGDVILAIDGTDIANDGSIAFEGGRIPFSFLISKRQPGDTVTMNLLRDKKEMTLSFPLDIETGRIVWYNEYETLPKYYIFGGIVFQVLSLEFLKSWKDWWYNADPLFLYYYMYHDIDDLKPERKEFVIINQILPDEANTYISSVSLAVVDTINGRAIGCLEDVIDAFTRPEGDYHVIVLDNDRPPLVLAAALMKNANERIMQKYGIPSDRRLDEYSGYGRR encoded by the coding sequence TTGTTAACGATCCTGATTCCTTTCTCCTCGTGCGTCCATTTATCGGTAGTAAGCGATACACCGGTGAGTGAGATCAGAAAAGCGACGATAAAAATAACGACAACCTCGATACGGCCCGTCGCCTACATCCCCTGGAAAATGAACGAACATGAAATCACGACCGGCTCCGGTGCGATTATCAGGGGAAACTTGATCCTTACCAATGCCCACGTCGTTTCCGACGCGACATTTATCGAAGTGGAAAAAGAAAACGATCCGGGAAAATACAGGGCTTTCGTCAGGTATATCAGCCACCAGTGCGATCTCGCCCTCCTTGAAGTGGACGGGAAGATCGCCGGGCGTTTTTTTTCAGGGACAACATCACTCGAGCTTTCGGGCGATATTCCGGGGCTTAAAAGCACGGTTGCGACCTTCGGGTATCCGAACGGCGGAGACAGAATTTCCATTACCGAAGGGGTCATCTCCCGGCTCGAGGTGGGTCATTATGTGCACAGCATGCAATCAGCTCTCCTGAAGATGCAGACGGATGCGGCACTCAATCCAGGAAACAGCGGCGGACCGGTCATCAGGAACGGGAAAATAGCGGGAATCGCTTTCCAGACGATTCAATCCGCCGAAAACGTCGGGTACATGATCCCGGTTCCCGTTATCAGACACTTTCTCGAGGATATCGAGGACGGAACCTGTGACGGATTTCCCGGCCTGGGGATATATTGGGACGAACTCTTGAACCCTGATTACCGGCGGTATCTGGGGATGGATGACCGGATGAGCGGTATCGTCGTGAACAAGGTCCTGCGGGATATGTCCGCTGATACATGGCTCGAAGCCGGCGATGTCATTCTCGCCATCGATGGAACCGATATCGCCAATGACGGGAGTATCGCTTTCGAGGGCGGGAGGATTCCGTTTTCATTTCTCATATCGAAAAGACAGCCGGGTGATACGGTCACGATGAATCTTTTGCGCGATAAAAAGGAGATGACTCTCTCCTTTCCCCTCGACATTGAAACGGGAAGAATCGTCTGGTATAACGAATATGAAACGCTTCCGAAATATTACATTTTCGGCGGTATCGTTTTTCAGGTATTATCGCTTGAGTTTCTGAAAAGCTGGAAGGACTGGTGGTACAATGCCGATCCCCTTTTCCTCTACTACTATATGTATCATGACATCGATGATTTGAAGCCGGAACGAAAGGAGTTTGTCATCATCAACCAGATACTCCCCGACGAAGCGAACACCTACATTTCATCCGTATCACTCGCCGTTGTCGATACGATTAACGGGAGGGCGATCGGGTGTCTCGAGGATGTCATCGATGCCTTTACACGCCCGGAAGGCGATTATCACGTGATCGTTCTCGACAATGACAGGCCGCCCCTTGTCCTTGCGGCCGCGCTCATGAAAAATGCGAACGAACGCATCATGCAAAAATACGGGATTCCCTCGGACAGACGGCTCGATGAGTATTCGGGATACGGACGGCGATGA
- the queC gene encoding 7-cyano-7-deazaguanine synthase QueC: protein METSYRNEDALVLLSGGQDSTTSLFWAKKNFRSVSCLSFYYAQKHSAEIDCAKKICSSLSLDLKIADISFIADYVVSGLLDTGRRIGDDAHPFADNVPSSFVPYRNLFFLVLASAWASTLGVRHIVIGVCETDYSGYADCRDIFIKSAQTTLNLATDFKDRNVVIHTPLMWLTKAETFRLAEELGCLDLVITETLTCYNSETAMHPYGRGCGTCPACRLRKKGFEQYVEKYGGKK, encoded by the coding sequence ATGGAAACTTCATATCGAAACGAGGACGCCCTTGTTCTTCTGAGCGGGGGACAGGATTCAACGACCAGCCTTTTCTGGGCGAAAAAAAATTTTCGTTCGGTTTCGTGTCTTTCCTTTTATTACGCACAGAAACACTCGGCAGAGATCGATTGTGCGAAAAAAATTTGTTCCTCGCTTTCCCTGGATCTGAAAATAGCAGATATTTCTTTTATCGCGGACTATGTGGTATCGGGGCTTCTCGACACCGGCCGGAGGATCGGCGACGATGCCCATCCCTTTGCCGATAACGTCCCTTCCAGCTTCGTCCCCTATAGAAATCTCTTCTTCCTTGTTCTTGCGAGTGCCTGGGCGAGTACGCTCGGCGTGCGCCATATCGTGATCGGTGTCTGCGAAACCGATTATTCGGGCTATGCCGATTGCAGGGACATCTTCATTAAATCGGCACAGACGACGTTGAACCTTGCGACCGACTTCAAAGACCGTAATGTCGTCATCCATACCCCCCTCATGTGGCTGACAAAGGCAGAAACCTTCAGACTCGCGGAAGAACTCGGCTGTCTCGACCTCGTTATCACTGAAACCCTCACCTGCTACAACAGCGAAACGGCGATGCATCCCTATGGGAGGGGGTGCGGAACATGTCCCGCCTGCCGTCTCAGAAAAAAGGGATTCGAGCAATATGTCGAAAAATACGGGGGGAAAAAATGA
- the amrB gene encoding AmmeMemoRadiSam system protein B, whose protein sequence is MNVRQRTLPAGWYPATAEKTKAVIDEYIHARPHPEIKALAGITPHAGWDFSGSIACEVIRCLDPDADTIVIVGGHLPPGKNILAASEQGFETPFGILEADIELLLEIKRRIFVKEDAVPDNTVEVQLPFIKYLLPQSRAVWMRAAPSHIAEELGEVIDKAAQIIGRRVVVIGSTDLTHYGFNYGFLPKGSGKEAFEWVTEVNDKKILDAFIAMDAKAAIGAAREDRSACSVGGAVAAVSFAREKGCKKGRLLRYMTSRDIYPSDSFVGYGGIVFE, encoded by the coding sequence ATGAACGTGAGACAACGAACCCTGCCCGCGGGATGGTATCCCGCAACAGCTGAAAAAACGAAAGCGGTTATCGATGAGTATATCCATGCCCGTCCCCATCCGGAGATAAAGGCCTTGGCGGGAATCACGCCGCATGCCGGATGGGATTTTTCCGGCTCGATCGCCTGTGAGGTCATCCGATGTCTGGACCCGGATGCCGATACGATTGTTATCGTGGGCGGCCACCTCCCCCCGGGAAAGAATATCCTCGCCGCATCGGAGCAGGGATTTGAAACCCCGTTCGGAATTCTCGAAGCCGACATCGAATTACTTCTCGAAATAAAGCGGCGTATTTTCGTCAAGGAAGACGCCGTTCCCGACAATACGGTCGAAGTGCAGCTTCCCTTTATAAAGTATCTTTTACCCCAAAGCAGGGCCGTCTGGATGCGCGCGGCCCCGTCACACATCGCGGAAGAACTCGGAGAGGTCATCGATAAGGCCGCACAAATTATCGGCCGCCGTGTTGTGGTAATCGGATCGACCGATCTTACCCACTACGGATTCAACTATGGGTTCCTCCCCAAAGGAAGCGGAAAAGAGGCCTTCGAGTGGGTGACGGAGGTAAACGATAAAAAGATTCTCGATGCTTTTATCGCGATGGACGCGAAAGCGGCAATCGGTGCCGCCCGTGAAGACCGCTCCGCGTGTTCGGTGGGGGGCGCGGTCGCCGCCGTAAGCTTTGCGAGGGAAAAAGGATGCAAGAAGGGCAGGCTTCTCCGCTATATGACGAGCCGGGATATCTATCCGTCCGATTCCTTTGTCGGATACGGGGGCATTGTCTTTGAATAA
- a CDS encoding 6-carboxytetrahydropterin synthase has protein sequence MIITLYTEEFFDASHILENYEGKCARLHGHAWKVGVWVKGEEEEKSSSGILWDFHNLKNIVAFLDHSHLNDKLGCNPTVENITGYIYHTIKKESPHLSVKVRVYENALSKESYCETGDF, from the coding sequence ATGATCATCACATTATACACGGAAGAATTTTTCGACGCCTCCCATATCCTGGAAAATTATGAAGGTAAATGCGCGCGCCTTCACGGTCACGCGTGGAAAGTCGGCGTATGGGTAAAAGGCGAAGAGGAAGAAAAATCATCCTCGGGCATACTCTGGGATTTCCATAATCTGAAGAATATCGTCGCGTTCCTCGATCATTCCCATCTGAACGATAAACTCGGGTGTAATCCCACGGTGGAAAATATTACCGGGTATATCTACCATACGATTAAAAAGGAATCCCCGCATCTTTCCGTCAAGGTGCGCGTATATGAGAACGCACTCTCAAAAGAATCGTATTGTGAAACCGGTGACTTCTGA
- a CDS encoding diguanylate cyclase, giving the protein MKKAVAITYATFSFIAFTAVIFVTGFLLYEQYDKNRIEFLNRFEGIREKALAWYTADPSFESESFSGGTASFLRAEERLFIVSLYSPRQGLLYSIEKTGKNSPSFLKSRIIPDTGSLDPAWKGEPEYKRLPIHFQRMKLKFSLEPELFLEAVYTPLTKTEISLVIKWGLFGLIVWLMLSIIIRLFISGGTRNDTPVRPAGTFTGEPLPDGFFGEEPYEIQTEEITEPPLPAHRQSEQKEFTGAGSRAPEHETYEAVRHKGARDLFSPATSLGWEDHLSQRLQFEINRTASSNQDLVMVLIGIDNYTNLLRGESIYRNIARCILDNFPFQDLAFEYGEARFAIILPDMELHNGIKEMELFQKKINQSMFEDQHVTVSIGLASRNGRLLSGTILINEAVKALEKAIEAGRNKIIAFKSDPEKYRKVLSAKMDRKK; this is encoded by the coding sequence ATGAAAAAAGCTGTCGCCATCACCTATGCAACATTCAGTTTCATCGCATTTACCGCCGTCATTTTTGTGACCGGCTTTCTGCTTTATGAACAATACGATAAAAACAGGATCGAGTTTTTAAACCGGTTCGAAGGGATACGGGAGAAAGCCCTCGCGTGGTATACAGCCGACCCGTCTTTTGAATCCGAATCATTTTCCGGCGGGACGGCTTCATTTTTACGGGCGGAAGAAAGGCTTTTTATCGTTTCCCTCTACTCCCCGAGACAGGGCCTCCTCTATTCGATAGAGAAAACGGGAAAAAACTCACCGTCATTTCTGAAAAGCCGGATTATTCCGGATACAGGAAGTCTGGACCCCGCGTGGAAAGGAGAACCCGAGTACAAGCGACTCCCGATCCATTTCCAGCGGATGAAACTGAAATTCAGTCTCGAACCCGAACTTTTCCTCGAGGCGGTTTATACACCGCTCACGAAAACGGAAATCTCGCTTGTAATCAAATGGGGACTCTTTGGACTTATCGTCTGGTTGATGCTTTCAATAATTATACGTCTTTTCATATCCGGCGGCACACGGAACGACACCCCCGTCCGCCCCGCCGGTACGTTTACCGGCGAACCCCTTCCGGACGGCTTTTTCGGGGAAGAACCGTACGAAATCCAAACTGAAGAGATCACCGAACCTCCCCTGCCCGCACACCGGCAAAGCGAACAAAAAGAGTTTACCGGCGCCGGAAGCCGGGCCCCCGAACATGAAACCTATGAGGCTGTCCGGCACAAAGGCGCCAGAGACCTTTTTTCACCGGCGACGAGCCTGGGCTGGGAGGATCATTTGAGCCAGCGGCTGCAGTTTGAAATCAACAGGACCGCCTCATCCAATCAGGATCTTGTTATGGTTTTAATCGGCATCGACAATTACACTAACCTCCTGCGGGGCGAATCGATTTACAGAAATATCGCACGGTGTATTCTGGATAATTTCCCGTTTCAGGATCTTGCCTTTGAATACGGTGAAGCCAGGTTTGCGATCATTCTCCCCGATATGGAACTTCATAACGGGATAAAAGAAATGGAATTGTTCCAGAAAAAGATCAACCAGTCGATGTTCGAGGACCAGCATGTAACGGTCTCGATAGGGCTTGCTTCGAGAAACGGAAGACTCCTGAGCGGAACGATTCTGATCAATGAGGCGGTAAAAGCTTTGGAAAAAGCCATTGAGGCGGGACGAAACAAAATCATCGCGTTCAAATCCGATCCGGAAAAATACCGTAAAGTCCTTTCGGCGAAAATGGACAGAAAAAAATAA
- a CDS encoding ABC transporter permease subunit, which produces MTVKVLTLKGLFQIYKKEIKTYFISPIAYVVISLFLLVSAFFFFFWGTFFLRNQASMRMFFSLLPVFSCFVVPAITMSLFSEEINLGSYELLLTMPVTFLDIIFAKFLAALTLTAICYLPTVSYAVFISFMGNLDWGPVAGGYFGGLLMGAGFCAVGLMASSLTRKQIIAYLIGWAICFALWLLDRIVVYVPLPQFMLGFLQFLGADYHFQNIAKGIIDTRDILYFVSLCFFSLYGTKLIMEEQK; this is translated from the coding sequence ATGACAGTAAAGGTTTTGACACTCAAAGGATTGTTTCAAATATATAAAAAGGAAATAAAAACCTATTTTATCTCGCCGATCGCGTATGTGGTCATTTCGCTTTTTCTTCTCGTATCGGCGTTTTTCTTCTTTTTCTGGGGAACCTTCTTCCTGCGGAACCAGGCATCGATGCGAATGTTTTTTTCGCTGCTTCCCGTCTTTTCCTGTTTTGTCGTTCCGGCAATCACCATGAGTCTTTTTTCGGAGGAAATCAACCTCGGTTCCTATGAACTCCTCCTCACCATGCCGGTGACCTTTCTCGATATCATCTTTGCGAAATTTCTGGCGGCCCTCACTTTGACCGCGATCTGTTATCTGCCGACCGTCTCGTACGCCGTTTTTATTTCGTTCATGGGAAACCTCGACTGGGGTCCGGTCGCGGGCGGTTATTTCGGGGGTCTATTGATGGGCGCGGGATTCTGTGCGGTCGGCCTCATGGCTTCCTCGCTGACGAGAAAACAGATCATCGCGTACCTGATCGGGTGGGCGATTTGTTTCGCGCTCTGGTTGTTGGACCGTATAGTCGTCTATGTCCCCCTTCCGCAATTCATGCTCGGGTTTCTCCAATTTCTCGGCGCCGACTATCACTTCCAGAATATCGCGAAAGGAATTATCGATACAAGGGATATCCTCTATTTTGTATCGCTCTGCTTTTTCAGCCTCTACGGCACGAAACTGATAATGGAAGAACAGAAATAA
- a CDS encoding Gldg family protein, with product MDEKKKTGMKPRNYNKYIIFGMLAVIVVIINIIGIQLFLRVDLTDTGMYSLSAASKEAVATLQEPLTVKVFFSDDLPAEYIDLRQYVEDLLEEYSVNGNRYFNYSFYDVGGESDISEEQENNQSLANDYGIYPIQIEIYKNDAFSFKKAYMGMVLIHGDIIETINRITAKEKLEYNITTTIRKMNNKISALLALSDNIDVKLFLSSDLYQMGEALEEIPGKLEEIMKKLNKENYGKLDYTYIDTSKNPELASEAEKYNLLSFVKNDPDNPDRTINLYAGIVIEYGDKTDYINILEKVNTLLGSFYNIVETETLDIVINDAINNLIDINERIGYLKDHGTAKLDWQDFERQAYMQMHPNENIAQVSAEEFEKIISEHYTIDQISLIENRIPAGIECLIIAGPKESFSEWELFQIDQFLMQGKSLAIFLDGLEEVNPETNQQLYGYQLPKEYPPVKTGIEKLLEHYGVTVKSSYIFDKKCYKQHHRVYGDFDIYFIPEIQNEFVNEDLKYMKNVKGFYMIQPSPIKLNEDKLKENNISSDILFSSSNESWESSENINLDDPNAMYMPDTGLKSYPLAVMLEGEFPSFFENRAVPEPPKKETEEGSEDEERGLSAEDLTLERNVIKKAVRPGKLFVVGTSQIVRDIILTIPQNGPPETPNRVLISNILDYLNNRADYAVMRSKLQVINPLDATKTTPLAKDVTRYFNLIGLPLIVAVCGLFVLLTRGTRRRKIQVKFLKK from the coding sequence ATGGACGAAAAGAAAAAAACAGGTATGAAACCCAGGAATTACAACAAATACATCATCTTTGGTATGCTCGCCGTGATCGTCGTCATCATCAACATCATCGGTATACAGCTCTTTCTCCGCGTCGACCTCACCGATACCGGAATGTATTCCCTTTCGGCGGCGAGTAAGGAGGCGGTCGCCACGCTTCAGGAGCCGTTGACGGTGAAGGTGTTCTTCTCCGACGATCTTCCCGCGGAATATATCGATCTTCGCCAGTATGTGGAGGACCTGCTCGAGGAGTATTCGGTGAACGGCAACAGGTATTTCAATTACAGCTTCTACGATGTCGGCGGTGAAAGCGACATCAGTGAAGAACAGGAGAACAACCAGTCCCTCGCGAACGACTACGGAATCTATCCGATACAGATCGAGATATACAAGAATGACGCGTTCAGTTTCAAAAAGGCGTATATGGGAATGGTTCTGATTCACGGTGATATTATCGAGACCATCAACAGGATCACCGCCAAGGAAAAACTCGAATACAACATCACGACGACCATCCGGAAAATGAACAATAAAATATCGGCCCTGCTCGCGCTTTCGGACAATATCGACGTGAAACTGTTTCTCTCATCCGACCTCTATCAAATGGGGGAAGCGCTCGAGGAAATCCCCGGAAAACTCGAAGAGATTATGAAAAAACTCAACAAGGAAAACTACGGCAAACTCGATTATACCTATATCGACACCTCAAAAAATCCGGAACTCGCGAGTGAGGCGGAAAAGTACAATCTTCTCAGTTTCGTCAAAAACGATCCGGACAATCCCGATCGGACGATCAACCTCTACGCCGGGATCGTCATCGAATACGGCGATAAAACCGATTACATCAATATCCTCGAGAAGGTGAACACCCTCCTCGGTTCGTTTTATAATATCGTGGAAACGGAAACCCTCGATATCGTCATCAACGACGCGATCAACAACCTGATCGACATCAATGAACGGATCGGGTATTTAAAGGATCACGGGACGGCAAAGCTCGACTGGCAGGATTTCGAACGCCAGGCGTATATGCAGATGCACCCGAATGAAAATATCGCGCAGGTATCCGCCGAAGAGTTCGAAAAAATCATCTCCGAGCATTATACCATCGACCAGATAAGCCTTATCGAGAACCGCATCCCCGCGGGTATCGAATGCCTCATTATCGCCGGGCCGAAGGAATCGTTCTCGGAATGGGAGCTTTTCCAGATCGATCAGTTCCTTATGCAGGGCAAATCTCTTGCCATTTTCCTTGACGGCCTCGAGGAAGTAAATCCCGAAACAAACCAGCAGCTTTACGGTTATCAGTTGCCGAAAGAATATCCGCCGGTCAAAACCGGTATCGAGAAGCTCTTGGAGCATTACGGGGTGACCGTAAAGTCATCCTATATTTTCGACAAAAAATGCTACAAGCAGCACCATCGCGTGTACGGGGACTTCGATATCTATTTTATTCCTGAAATTCAGAACGAGTTTGTCAATGAAGACCTGAAATACATGAAAAACGTAAAAGGCTTTTACATGATTCAGCCTTCACCGATAAAGCTTAACGAAGACAAACTCAAAGAGAACAACATCTCATCTGATATCCTCTTTTCCTCGTCGAACGAGTCATGGGAGAGCTCCGAAAACATCAATCTCGACGATCCCAACGCGATGTATATGCCCGATACGGGTCTGAAAAGCTATCCCCTCGCCGTTATGCTTGAAGGAGAGTTCCCCAGTTTCTTTGAAAACAGGGCCGTTCCGGAACCGCCCAAAAAAGAAACGGAAGAGGGCTCCGAAGACGAAGAGCGGGGTCTTTCGGCGGAAGATCTCACCCTCGAAAGGAACGTGATAAAAAAAGCCGTCAGACCGGGGAAATTGTTTGTCGTCGGGACCTCACAAATCGTCAGGGATATAATTCTCACCATCCCGCAAAACGGACCGCCCGAAACACCCAACAGGGTGCTGATCAGCAATATTTTGGACTACCTGAACAACCGGGCGGACTACGCGGTGATGAGGAGTAAACTACAGGTCATCAATCCGCTGGACGCAACAAAAACGACACCGCTCGCAAAAGACGTTACACGCTATTTCAA